One genomic window of Sphingomonas sp. C3-2 includes the following:
- a CDS encoding FliH/SctL family protein — MGSSIEIRPFGFDRIFRQQEAVEDEVVQSPELLDRIAALQAEIDRLKRSHANQLVDARRESFEAALAEARGEREAAVLAAIDALHAALEDADQRLERAAQDMREDAGEAVLAAAEAIAGHALEMQPTRAIDEALGRVLDQIGRGAQLRIRVNSAQVADVEQLVEVRASKERRKLVISVIPDDDMPQGDARIFWDDGGLAVERAARHAAVLEEMAPLLGERIKS, encoded by the coding sequence ATGGGGTCTTCCATCGAAATTCGGCCGTTCGGGTTCGATCGCATATTCCGCCAGCAAGAGGCGGTTGAGGACGAGGTGGTGCAGAGCCCCGAACTGCTCGATCGGATTGCGGCCCTGCAGGCCGAGATCGATCGGCTGAAGCGGTCGCATGCGAACCAGCTGGTCGATGCGCGCCGCGAAAGTTTCGAGGCGGCCTTGGCTGAAGCGCGCGGCGAACGCGAGGCGGCGGTGCTGGCGGCGATCGATGCGCTCCACGCGGCGCTTGAAGATGCCGATCAACGGCTGGAACGCGCGGCGCAGGATATGCGCGAGGATGCGGGCGAGGCCGTGCTGGCCGCTGCCGAGGCGATTGCCGGCCATGCGCTGGAGATGCAGCCGACCCGGGCGATCGATGAGGCGCTTGGCCGCGTACTCGACCAGATCGGACGCGGCGCGCAGTTGCGGATCCGCGTCAATTCGGCGCAGGTGGCCGATGTCGAGCAGCTTGTCGAAGTCCGCGCGAGCAAGGAGCGCCGCAAGCTGGTGATCTCGGTGATCCCCGACGACGACATGCCGCAGGGCGATGCGCGTATTTTCTGGGATGATGGCGGTCTGGCCGTAGAACGCGCCGCGCGCCATGCCGCAGTGCTTGAAGAAATGGCGCCTTTGCTGGGCGAACGCATAAAATCGTAA
- the fliG gene encoding flagellar motor switch protein FliG yields MSVMTPVAEPPELKKYSGLQRAAALMLALGHEHGGPIWEQLTIDEIKELSQAIAQLGRVPAVVVEHLLVQFSGEVSSMTSLHGSFESTERLLEAVLPPERVKEIMEDIRGPSGRTMWDKLSNVSETVLAGYLKNEYPQTVAVILHKLRSDHAARVLAELPNEMATDVVMRMLRMETVQKDVILQVEQTLKSEFMTNLSRAQRRDPHETMAEVFNALDRTTEEAMLTALDEKAPESAERIRALMFTFEDLGNLLPAAIQVIVRNSNKRELALALKGSPEEMKQLFFSGMTERAAKLMRDDMSAMGPVRARDCEEAQTNLVRLAKSLGDRGEIVLVDPKSDDAMIY; encoded by the coding sequence ATGAGCGTTATGACGCCGGTCGCCGAGCCGCCGGAGTTGAAAAAGTATTCGGGCCTGCAGCGTGCAGCGGCCTTGATGCTGGCGCTCGGCCATGAACATGGCGGCCCCATCTGGGAACAGCTGACGATCGACGAGATCAAGGAACTGTCGCAGGCGATCGCGCAACTGGGCCGGGTGCCGGCGGTTGTCGTTGAGCATCTGCTCGTCCAGTTCTCGGGCGAGGTGTCGAGCATGACGAGCCTGCACGGTTCGTTCGAATCGACCGAACGCCTGCTAGAGGCGGTTTTGCCGCCCGAGCGCGTGAAGGAGATCATGGAGGATATCCGTGGCCCGTCGGGCCGGACGATGTGGGACAAGCTGTCCAATGTCAGCGAGACCGTGCTCGCGGGATATCTGAAGAACGAATATCCGCAGACCGTGGCGGTGATCCTCCACAAGCTGCGTTCGGACCATGCTGCGCGTGTTCTGGCTGAACTGCCCAATGAGATGGCGACCGATGTCGTGATGCGTATGCTGCGCATGGAAACGGTGCAGAAGGACGTGATCCTGCAGGTCGAGCAGACGCTGAAGAGCGAGTTTATGACCAACTTGTCGCGCGCCCAGCGCCGCGATCCGCACGAAACGATGGCCGAGGTGTTCAACGCGCTCGACCGGACGACCGAAGAGGCGATGCTGACCGCGCTCGACGAAAAGGCGCCGGAATCGGCCGAACGCATCCGCGCGCTCATGTTCACCTTCGAGGATCTGGGCAATCTGTTGCCGGCAGCGATCCAGGTGATCGTCCGCAACAGCAACAAGCGCGAACTTGCGCTGGCGCTGAAGGGCTCGCCGGAGGAAATGAAGCAGCTCTTCTTCTCGGGCATGACCGAACGTGCCGCCAAGCTGATGCGCGACGACATGTCCGCGATGGGCCCGGTACGCGCGCGCGATTGCGAAGAGGCGCAGACGAACCTGGTGCGCCTGGCCAAGTCTCTGGGCGACCGGGGCGAGATCGTGCTCGTCGATCCCAAGAGCGACGATGCGATGATTTACTGA
- a CDS encoding flagellar biosynthesis protein FlgB, translated as MKTNALLGAIHQQMKHLAERQRVISQNIANSETGGYKAREVTGPDFAALLEAQGSNGGKPRISRPRISLTSGMAAMGATPPQGGTRIILDPDTGETKPDGNNVTLEEQLLKMGQLQADFAEMTNLYRKQLALMKTAIGKASG; from the coding sequence ATGAAAACCAACGCCCTGCTCGGCGCCATCCATCAGCAGATGAAGCATCTGGCCGAACGCCAGCGCGTCATCTCCCAGAACATCGCGAACAGCGAAACCGGCGGCTACAAGGCGCGCGAGGTCACCGGCCCCGATTTCGCCGCGCTCCTCGAAGCGCAGGGCAGCAATGGCGGCAAACCCCGCATCAGCCGCCCGCGCATCAGCCTCACTTCTGGCATGGCCGCGATGGGTGCCACCCCGCCCCAGGGTGGCACGCGTATCATCCTTGATCCCGATACCGGCGAAACCAAACCCGATGGCAACAATGTGACGCTTGAGGAACAGCTGCTCAAAATGGGTCAGCTCCAGGCCGACTTTGCCGAGATGACCAACCTCTACCGCAAGCAACTCGCGCTGATGAAAACCGCGATCGGAAAGGCGTCGGGATAA
- a CDS encoding FAD/NAD(P)-binding protein, translated as MLKVDHVAIVGGGFSGALLAINLLRHDTVRVTLVERRSDRLGRGLAYSAPHLDHVLNVRAANMSALPDAPAHFVDWLQAEGAGQEASFATRRGYGTYLCTLLDAARAYAGKRFTVLADEAVDLTTGEHGAALTLRSGARVDADIAVLAPGNLPPHDLPAFAGLAHPAYVNDPWNTNIAAGLAPQDCVLLLGNGLTAVDCALSFENAGFAGKIIAVSRRGLAPHAHAPAQEFARRSARPTGPVSALVHDVRARARAIGWRNAVDELRPFTQDMWRAATPAERRRFLRHLRPYWDVHRHRIAPEVAARLDRLRANGRLTGRAAKVISAAPAGEGLIVTLRPRGADTDEVLRVARVINCTGPLGDLRRAADPLLKNLFARGDIRPDPLAIGIDVDRQCRAIASDGNAQDRLYVVGPMTRGAHWEIVAVPDIRQQVWSLARQITNAHWVEAEGL; from the coding sequence ATGTTGAAGGTCGATCACGTCGCCATTGTCGGCGGGGGATTCAGCGGCGCGTTGCTCGCGATCAACCTGCTGCGGCACGACACGGTGCGCGTGACGCTGGTCGAGCGCCGGTCGGACCGGCTGGGCCGGGGGCTCGCCTATTCGGCGCCGCATCTCGATCATGTCCTGAACGTCCGCGCCGCGAATATGAGCGCGCTGCCCGATGCGCCCGCGCATTTCGTTGACTGGCTGCAGGCGGAGGGCGCCGGGCAGGAAGCCAGCTTCGCCACGCGCCGCGGCTATGGCACCTATCTCTGCACGCTGCTCGACGCCGCGCGCGCCTATGCCGGGAAACGCTTCACCGTGCTGGCGGATGAGGCGGTCGATCTGACGACGGGCGAACACGGCGCGGCGCTCACGCTGCGCTCGGGCGCGCGCGTCGATGCCGATATCGCGGTGCTCGCGCCGGGCAATCTTCCCCCGCACGACCTGCCCGCCTTTGCCGGATTGGCGCACCCCGCTTATGTCAACGATCCCTGGAACACGAACATCGCCGCCGGGCTGGCGCCGCAAGACTGCGTGCTGCTGCTCGGTAACGGCCTCACCGCGGTCGACTGTGCCTTGAGCTTCGAAAATGCGGGGTTTGCCGGAAAGATCATCGCGGTGTCGCGGCGCGGGCTGGCGCCGCACGCCCATGCCCCCGCGCAAGAATTTGCCCGCCGCAGCGCGCGTCCAACCGGGCCGGTCTCCGCGCTCGTTCATGATGTCCGCGCCCGTGCACGCGCCATTGGCTGGCGCAACGCCGTCGATGAACTGCGCCCCTTCACGCAGGATATGTGGCGCGCCGCCACCCCAGCTGAACGCCGCCGCTTCCTGCGCCATTTACGCCCCTATTGGGATGTCCACCGCCACCGCATCGCGCCCGAGGTCGCCGCGCGGCTTGATCGTCTGCGCGCCAATGGCCGACTGACCGGTCGCGCCGCCAAAGTCATCTCCGCCGCGCCCGCTGGCGAGGGCCTTATCGTCACGCTCCGCCCGCGCGGGGCAGATACGGACGAAGTACTGCGGGTCGCGCGCGTCATCAACTGCACGGGCCCTTTGGGTGATCTGCGCCGCGCCGCCGATCCGCTGCTCAAAAATCTTTTCGCTCGCGGAGATATCCGCCCCGATCCACTGGCCATCGGCATCGATGTCGATCGCCAATGCCGTGCCATCGCATCGGATGGCAACGCGCAGGACCGGCTTTATGTCGTCGGCCCGATGACGCGCGGCGCGCATTGGGAAATCGTCGCCGTCCCCGATATCCGCCAGCAGGTATGGTCGCTCGCGCGCCAGATCACCAATGCACATTGGGTGGAAGCAGAGGGGCTCTGA
- the nadB gene encoding L-aspartate oxidase, translated as MGETSHNYDVIVIGSGAAGLTAAINLAERFRVAVIAKAGISDGSTAHAQGGIAAVLEAGDTFESHIEDTMVAGAGLNDRRTVELVVENAPAAIERLAELGVPFNPGEGGDDRWHLTREGGHSHRRIVHVDDATGWAVQQALERAAFAHPNITLIPDMVVIDLVTGRHGEKFSAEGHVWGVYALNRKTARVELFTGRATVLATGGAGRTYLYSTAPRGATGDGIAMAWRAGARVSNMEFMQFHPTCLYNLEVKNFLITEAVRGEGGHLLIPETGHRFMPDFDPRAELAPRDVVARAIDHEIKRLGLDYVHLDISHKPPEFVREHFPNIYNRLMDLGIDITREPIPVVPAQHYTCGGVIVDLNGCTDLPGLYAAGEVTQSGLHGANRLASNSLLECFVFGEAAAKHIAANWESFPAPPPIRAWDESRVTDSDEEVIVAHNWREIRRFMWDYVGIVRTTKRLERAAHRVKLLRREVEEYYGNFRVTPDLIELRNLIEVADLIVRSALKRKESRGLHYTLDYPQTLAEAVDTVLVP; from the coding sequence ATGGGCGAAACCAGCCATAATTATGATGTGATCGTCATCGGATCCGGCGCGGCCGGGCTGACCGCGGCGATCAATCTGGCGGAACGCTTCCGCGTGGCGGTGATCGCCAAGGCCGGGATTTCGGATGGATCGACCGCGCATGCACAGGGCGGCATCGCCGCCGTGCTCGAGGCGGGCGACACGTTCGAAAGCCATATCGAGGATACGATGGTGGCGGGCGCGGGGTTGAATGATCGCCGCACCGTCGAGCTTGTTGTCGAGAATGCGCCGGCGGCGATCGAGCGGCTGGCCGAACTGGGCGTGCCGTTCAACCCCGGCGAGGGGGGCGATGACCGCTGGCACCTGACGCGCGAGGGCGGGCACAGCCACCGCCGGATCGTCCATGTCGACGACGCGACCGGCTGGGCGGTGCAGCAGGCACTGGAACGCGCGGCCTTTGCACACCCTAATATCACGCTGATCCCCGACATGGTGGTGATCGACCTTGTCACCGGCCGCCACGGCGAGAAGTTCAGCGCCGAGGGGCATGTGTGGGGCGTCTATGCGCTCAATCGCAAGACCGCGCGGGTGGAACTGTTCACCGGGCGCGCGACCGTGCTGGCGACGGGCGGGGCCGGGCGCACCTATCTCTATTCGACCGCGCCGCGCGGCGCGACGGGTGACGGGATCGCAATGGCATGGCGTGCGGGTGCGCGGGTTTCCAACATGGAGTTCATGCAGTTCCACCCGACCTGCCTGTATAATCTGGAGGTGAAGAACTTCCTCATCACCGAGGCGGTACGCGGCGAGGGCGGGCATTTGCTGATCCCCGAGACCGGGCACCGTTTCATGCCCGATTTCGATCCGCGCGCCGAACTGGCTCCGCGCGACGTGGTGGCCCGCGCGATCGACCATGAGATCAAGCGGCTGGGCCTCGACTATGTCCATCTCGACATCAGCCACAAGCCGCCCGAATTCGTCCGCGAGCATTTCCCCAATATCTACAACCGGCTGATGGATCTGGGCATCGACATCACGCGCGAGCCCATCCCCGTCGTCCCCGCGCAGCATTATACCTGTGGCGGGGTGATCGTTGACCTCAATGGCTGTACCGACCTGCCCGGCCTTTATGCCGCAGGCGAGGTGACGCAATCGGGCCTGCACGGCGCGAACCGGCTGGCATCCAATTCGCTGCTCGAATGCTTTGTCTTTGGCGAAGCGGCGGCCAAGCATATCGCGGCGAACTGGGAAAGCTTCCCCGCGCCGCCGCCGATCCGCGCCTGGGACGAAAGCCGCGTCACCGATTCCGACGAGGAGGTGATCGTCGCGCATAACTGGCGCGAGATCCGCCGCTTCATGTGGGATTATGTGGGCATCGTGCGCACCACCAAGCGGCTGGAACGCGCGGCGCACCGCGTGAAGCTGCTCCGCCGCGAGGTGGAGGAATATTACGGCAATTTCCGCGTGACGCCCGACCTGATCGAACTGCGCAACCTGATCGAGGTGGCCGATCTGATCGTGCGCTCCGCCTTGAAGCGCAAGGAAAGCCGCGGGCTCCACTATACGCTCGATTATCCCCAGACGCTCGCCGAGGCGGTGGATACGGTGCTGGTGCCCTGA
- a CDS encoding ABC transporter ATP-binding protein: protein MTQAAIEIDGIEKTYAGGKRALDGVSFEVPRGQIFGLLGPNGAGKSTLINILAGLVNKTAGRAAIWGFDIDQHPRNAKASIGIVNQEIVFDPFFTPFETLEIQAGLYGVPKGERRSMELLRAMHLEDKASAYSRTLSGGMKRRLMVAKAMVHAPPVLVLDEPTAGVDIELRQQLWAYVRELNRQGVTVVLTTHYLEEAEALCDRIAIINHGRLIANEPTRELVGKAQEKLVEVTVDRDVAAMPAHGAFQKIELKGERVLSITYSKAQVNAGQVLAAVQDSGFGIVDVVTREADLEDVFLNLTRAAAQG from the coding sequence ATGACCCAGGCTGCGATCGAGATCGACGGAATCGAAAAAACCTATGCGGGCGGCAAGCGCGCACTGGATGGCGTGAGTTTCGAGGTGCCGCGCGGGCAGATATTCGGGCTGCTGGGTCCCAATGGCGCGGGAAAATCGACGCTGATCAACATTCTGGCCGGGCTGGTGAACAAGACCGCCGGGCGCGCGGCGATCTGGGGATTCGATATCGACCAGCATCCGCGCAACGCCAAGGCGTCGATCGGGATCGTCAACCAGGAGATCGTGTTCGATCCCTTTTTCACCCCGTTCGAGACGCTTGAGATTCAGGCGGGGCTGTACGGCGTGCCCAAGGGCGAGCGGCGCTCGATGGAATTGCTGCGCGCGATGCATCTGGAAGATAAGGCGAGCGCCTATTCGCGCACGCTTTCGGGCGGGATGAAGCGGCGGCTGATGGTGGCCAAAGCAATGGTGCACGCACCGCCGGTGCTGGTGCTCGACGAACCGACCGCGGGCGTCGATATCGAACTGCGCCAGCAGCTTTGGGCCTATGTGCGCGAACTCAATCGGCAGGGCGTGACGGTGGTGCTGACCACCCATTATCTGGAAGAGGCCGAGGCGTTGTGCGACCGGATCGCCATTATCAACCATGGCCGGCTGATCGCCAACGAGCCCACGCGCGAACTGGTGGGCAAGGCGCAGGAAAAACTGGTCGAGGTGACGGTGGACCGCGATGTAGCGGCGATGCCCGCGCACGGCGCATTCCAGAAGATCGAGCTGAAGGGCGAGCGGGTTTTGTCGATCACCTATTCCAAGGCGCAGGTGAATGCGGGGCAGGTGCTGGCCGCCGTGCAGGACAGCGGTTTCGGCATCGTCGACGTCGTCACCCGCGAAGCCGATCTGGAAGATGTTTTCCTGAACCTCACGCGCGCGGCGGCCCAGGGCTGA
- a CDS encoding zinc-finger domain-containing protein — protein MNANPETIRVTSARVACDGASDIPGGEALGHPRVFLQIDESGYVDCGYCDRRFVLAGGPADTADKH, from the coding sequence ATGAACGCCAACCCCGAAACCATCCGTGTCACGTCCGCCCGCGTCGCCTGTGACGGCGCTTCCGATATTCCGGGCGGCGAAGCTCTTGGCCATCCGCGCGTCTTTCTGCAGATCGACGAAAGCGGCTATGTCGATTGCGGCTATTGCGATCGCCGCTTCGTCCTCGCCGGCGGTCCTGCGGACACGGCTGACAAACACTAA
- the tldD gene encoding metalloprotease TldD has product MHTDPRSFLYRPGGLDPDAARLLTAQALKACDDGELYLQYSASESFGFDDGRLKTADYSSDSGFGLRGVSGETTAFAHANELSEDAIRRAAETLTLLDPAKGQPAPPPQGNNRHLYTASDPLSLVPFAQKVALCEQIDAAARARDPRVAQVSVSLSGSWNVIEIVRPDGFTAMDVRPLVRLNVSIVAEQNGRRETGSFGIGGRHVYDRLFSPETWNRAIDEALAQALINLESVAAPAGEMTVLLGPGWPGVLLHEAIGHGLEGDFNRKGTSAFSGRIGERVAAPGVTVVDDGALGERRGSLSIDDEGTPTRETVLIEDGILKGYMQDRLNARLMGVEPTGNGRRQSYAYAPMPRMTNTFMKAGNDDPAELLSRVKKGIFAKSFGGGQVDIVSGKFVFSCTEAYLVENGKLGAPIKGATLIGDGPTVLTKVAGIGNDFALDEGVGMCGKGGQSVPAGVGQPTLLINGLTVGGTAA; this is encoded by the coding sequence ATGCACACCGATCCGCGCAGCTTTCTCTATCGCCCCGGCGGCCTCGATCCCGACGCCGCCCGACTGCTCACCGCCCAGGCGCTCAAGGCCTGCGACGATGGCGAGCTTTACCTTCAGTACAGCGCCTCCGAAAGCTTCGGCTTCGACGATGGCCGGCTGAAGACCGCCGATTATTCGAGCGACTCGGGGTTCGGGCTGCGCGGTGTCTCGGGCGAGACGACCGCGTTCGCCCATGCCAATGAACTGAGCGAGGACGCGATCCGCCGCGCCGCCGAAACGCTGACGCTGCTCGATCCCGCCAAGGGCCAGCCCGCGCCGCCGCCGCAGGGCAACAACCGCCACCTGTATACCGCCAGCGATCCGCTTTCGCTCGTCCCCTTCGCGCAGAAGGTTGCGCTGTGCGAACAGATCGATGCCGCCGCCCGCGCGCGTGATCCGCGCGTCGCGCAGGTATCGGTCAGCCTGTCGGGTTCGTGGAACGTGATCGAAATCGTCCGCCCCGACGGTTTCACCGCGATGGACGTGCGCCCGCTCGTCCGCCTTAACGTCTCGATCGTCGCCGAACAGAATGGCCGCCGCGAAACCGGCTCGTTCGGCATTGGCGGACGCCATGTCTATGACCGGCTCTTCTCCCCCGAAACGTGGAACCGCGCGATCGACGAGGCACTGGCACAGGCGCTCATCAATCTCGAATCGGTGGCCGCCCCCGCGGGCGAGATGACCGTGCTGCTCGGCCCCGGCTGGCCCGGCGTGCTGCTGCACGAGGCGATCGGCCACGGGCTTGAGGGCGATTTCAACCGCAAGGGCACCTCGGCCTTTTCGGGGCGCATCGGCGAACGCGTGGCCGCCCCCGGCGTCACCGTGGTCGACGACGGCGCGCTCGGCGAACGGCGCGGTTCGCTGTCGATCGACGATGAAGGCACGCCCACGCGCGAAACCGTGCTGATCGAGGACGGCATTTTGAAGGGCTATATGCAGGATCGGCTCAACGCCCGGCTGATGGGGGTCGAACCCACCGGCAATGGCCGTCGCCAGTCCTATGCCTATGCCCCCATGCCGCGCATGACCAACACCTTCATGAAGGCGGGGAATGACGATCCCGCCGAACTGCTCTCGCGCGTCAAAAAGGGCATCTTCGCCAAAAGCTTTGGCGGCGGCCAGGTCGATATCGTCTCGGGCAAGTTCGTCTTTTCGTGCACCGAGGCCTATCTCGTCGAAAACGGCAAGCTCGGCGCGCCGATCAAGGGCGCCACGCTGATCGGCGACGGCCCCACCGTGCTCACCAAGGTGGCCGGCATCGGCAACGACTTCGCGCTCGACGAGGGCGTCGGCATGTGCGGCAAGGGGGGTCAGTCGGTTCCCGCCGGCGTCGGCCAGCCCACGCTGCTCATCAACGGCCTCACCGTGGGTGGCACCGCCGCGTGA
- a CDS encoding putative signal transducing protein: MPLVPVAEYPDRIAADLARLHLEAEGLSPILFDSGVASLGLGLLAPVRIMVPEDQAEAARILLNPPA, translated from the coding sequence ATGCCGCTCGTCCCGGTCGCCGAATATCCCGACCGTATCGCCGCCGATCTCGCGCGGCTGCATCTCGAGGCCGAGGGCCTCTCTCCCATCCTCTTCGACAGCGGCGTCGCCAGCCTCGGGCTGGGCCTGCTCGCCCCCGTCCGGATCATGGTGCCCGAAGATCAGGCAGAGGCTGCCCGTATCTTGCTCAACCCACCTGCCTGA
- a CDS encoding P-II family nitrogen regulator codes for MKLVIAIIKPFKLDEVRDALSELGIAGMTVSEVKGFGRQKGQTEIYRGAEYSTNMVPKIKLEIVTDDSLADRVVEAIQSAAHTGAIGDGKIFVLDVGQAVRIRTGETDETAL; via the coding sequence ATGAAACTCGTCATCGCCATCATAAAACCCTTCAAGCTCGACGAAGTGCGCGACGCGCTTTCGGAACTCGGCATCGCCGGGATGACCGTTTCGGAGGTCAAGGGTTTCGGCCGACAAAAGGGGCAGACCGAAATCTATCGCGGCGCCGAATACAGCACCAACATGGTGCCCAAGATCAAGCTTGAGATCGTCACGGACGACAGCCTTGCCGACCGGGTGGTCGAAGCCATCCAGTCCGCCGCGCACACGGGTGCCATCGGCGACGGCAAGATTTTCGTTCTCGATGTCGGTCAGGCCGTGCGCATCCGCACCGGCGAAACCGACGAAACCGCGCTCTAA
- a CDS encoding ammonium transporter, whose amino-acid sequence MNFSKKLAMSAGAIGASLFGALPAWAQEAAAETPKIDTGDTAWMLTSTLLVLLMIVPGLALFYGGLLRTKNMLSMLTHVLGVTCLAMLVWVGWGYSIAFSEGTPFFGGLSNLFLLNVKADAVSGTIPEYVFVAFQMTFAAITCALLVGSLAERVKFGALMAFAFIWLTIVYFPLAHMVWSAGGFFFEMGALDFAGGTVVHINAGISGLVGCLLLGKRIGYQREVLAPHSMTMTFIGTGLLWVGWFGFNAGSALGANANAALAMINTFTATAAGALAWLLAEKLAGHKASLLGGCSGVIAGLVAVTPAAGNAGPLGAIVLGAIASFVAFWFVTAMKPRLGFDDTADVFGIHGVAGIVGSLLTAVTYAPMFGGPGAADYAIGGQLGVQAFATAVAILWSGIGSLIAFGIVKAVFGLRVSEEVEREGLDLGEHGERAYNY is encoded by the coding sequence ATGAATTTTTCCAAGAAATTGGCGATGAGCGCGGGGGCGATCGGTGCATCGCTCTTCGGCGCGCTGCCCGCCTGGGCCCAGGAAGCCGCAGCTGAAACGCCCAAGATCGATACCGGCGACACCGCGTGGATGCTTACGTCGACGCTGCTCGTCCTCCTCATGATCGTGCCGGGTCTGGCGCTGTTTTACGGCGGCCTGCTGCGCACCAAGAACATGCTGTCGATGCTCACCCATGTGCTCGGCGTCACCTGTCTGGCGATGCTCGTCTGGGTCGGCTGGGGCTATTCGATCGCCTTTTCCGAAGGGACGCCCTTTTTCGGCGGCCTTTCCAACCTCTTCCTCCTGAACGTCAAGGCCGACGCGGTTTCGGGCACCATCCCCGAATATGTCTTCGTCGCCTTCCAGATGACCTTTGCGGCCATCACCTGCGCGCTGCTCGTCGGCTCGCTGGCGGAACGCGTCAAATTCGGCGCGCTGATGGCCTTTGCGTTCATCTGGCTCACCATCGTCTATTTCCCGCTCGCCCATATGGTGTGGTCGGCCGGCGGTTTCTTCTTCGAAATGGGCGCGCTCGATTTCGCGGGCGGCACCGTGGTCCACATCAACGCGGGCATCTCGGGGCTGGTCGGCTGCCTGCTGCTCGGCAAGCGCATCGGCTATCAGCGTGAGGTTCTGGCCCCGCACTCGATGACGATGACCTTCATCGGCACGGGCCTGCTGTGGGTGGGCTGGTTCGGCTTCAATGCCGGTTCGGCGCTCGGCGCCAACGCCAACGCCGCGCTCGCCATGATCAACACCTTCACCGCCACCGCCGCCGGTGCGCTGGCCTGGCTGCTCGCCGAAAAGCTGGCCGGTCACAAGGCCTCGCTCCTCGGCGGCTGCTCGGGCGTCATCGCCGGCCTCGTCGCCGTCACCCCGGCGGCCGGCAATGCGGGCCCGCTCGGTGCGATCGTCCTCGGCGCCATCGCCTCGTTCGTCGCCTTCTGGTTCGTCACCGCGATGAAGCCGCGCCTCGGCTTCGACGACACGGCCGACGTCTTCGGCATCCACGGCGTCGCCGGCATCGTCGGCTCGCTACTCACCGCGGTTACCTATGCCCCGATGTTCGGCGGCCCGGGCGCTGCGGACTATGCGATCGGCGGCCAGCTCGGCGTCCAGGCCTTTGCCACCGCCGTCGCCATCCTGTGGTCCGGCATCGGCTCGCTCATCGCCTTCGGGATCGTCAAGGCCGTGTTCGGCCTGCGCGTCAGCGAAGAGGTGGAACGCGAAGGCCTCGACCTCGGGGAGCATGGCGAACGCGCCTACAACTACTGA
- a CDS encoding OmpA family protein produces MSAMSKNPKLLLLATLLAGVAPASLAAQEQEPPAADVSASYEAAAPAEMAEGPEIKGIISARSGDKMQVTAADGTKSVIVINDATKISASKGFLGLGRDKLLATSLLNGLPVSVKTLDGGGELIASRINLQNKDLKTASMIHNGTAQRFDEQTAATDALRGRMGEIDQYNIKGTTNVNFDTGKSALSAEAKNELCSAAATAEGMPNALLLVVGYTDSVGGDDYNQELSEKRAGRVVNYLQQACGWKPYRMLTPTGMAKADPLASNDTVEGKAQNRRVAVNILVSKGLDGL; encoded by the coding sequence ATGAGTGCCATGTCCAAGAACCCCAAGCTGCTGCTGCTCGCCACCCTGCTGGCCGGCGTGGCACCGGCCAGCCTCGCGGCACAGGAACAGGAGCCGCCCGCAGCCGATGTGTCGGCAAGCTATGAAGCCGCCGCCCCGGCCGAAATGGCCGAAGGCCCCGAAATCAAGGGCATCATTTCCGCGCGCAGCGGCGACAAGATGCAGGTAACCGCCGCCGATGGCACCAAATCGGTGATCGTCATCAACGACGCCACCAAGATCAGCGCCAGCAAGGGCTTTCTTGGTCTGGGACGTGACAAGCTTCTGGCGACCTCGCTGCTCAACGGCCTGCCGGTTAGCGTGAAGACGCTGGATGGCGGCGGTGAACTGATCGCCAGCCGGATCAACCTGCAGAACAAGGATCTGAAGACCGCGTCGATGATCCACAACGGCACGGCCCAGCGCTTTGACGAGCAGACCGCAGCCACCGACGCGCTGCGCGGCCGCATGGGCGAGATCGACCAGTACAACATCAAGGGCACGACCAACGTGAACTTCGACACCGGCAAGTCGGCGCTGTCGGCCGAAGCGAAGAACGAGCTCTGCTCCGCCGCCGCCACCGCCGAGGGCATGCCCAACGCGCTGCTGCTGGTCGTCGGCTACACCGATTCGGTCGGTGGCGACGATTACAACCAGGAACTGAGCGAAAAGCGCGCCGGCCGCGTCGTCAACTATCTGCAGCAGGCCTGCGGCTGGAAGCCCTATCGCATGCTGACGCCGACCGGAATGGCCAAGGCCGATCCGCTGGCCAGCAACGACACCGTCGAAGGCAAGGCGCAGAACCGCCGCGTTGCGGTGAACATCCTCGTCAGCAAGGGCCTCGACGGTCTTTGA